Proteins encoded within one genomic window of Geotalea daltonii FRC-32:
- a CDS encoding baseplate J/gp47 family protein: MADKATTPHSMDSPGQDRRSRLADELSVHFADVDERNPRDFLLHAKKLAEVIDFYDLDPSAPSGNWSRFFDYDEKEADLLPGSDSGDMEPHLALFFSFLKLYEIPKEVLNRFTGRHLDFYYRDILRFEKKSPQWDKAHLLLELKKNMPATEIGPGHSFSAGKDAKGVERLYAPSRNTVINAAKVASLLGVHLGNDGIVRRATVANSSNGVGGEFKGPEPKWPPFGTDRWPEAQIGFALSAPVLRMKEGSRRIILKLSLTGGENLKGNTSLAEIFEVRLTGEKGWISGNVVEIACSGSELELDIGIPATEQAVVDCDGKLHQFSCVPPAPVIQVLLKQKNSPQYGKLAGIKVKEAEIVVEVGRQVSQEKEAPVRLRTIHVETDLGAADPKKPFLPFGPQPTSGSKFTVVSPEAAEKTVTSLDLQIKWKGVPDNLVEHYNAYGESGLENNSYFTARITASDTSGISSEVESAASLFEAHATALKNFAIGKAGLATFSLKQDFLHSQYLNKYTAAAMALAQTTQAGTSPNDEDQLEQPQLPKEPYTPAIEEITLSYTATSGKVELSSIEESDYHSEKIRFFHLTGFGVAREHGYLRNVTGFLDEAQIKVPLLPEYPNEGELYIGFSNLRGGDSVSVLFQVAEGSNDPESSSPSLKWSVLCNNYWKPLGPTEVLLDSTNNFRRSGIITFVIPSAASLGNTILPSDHLWIKGTVGKDSDGACQMVEVAANAVEVTFRDNGNDLSHLAAPLPSGTITKLKTPIAAVKGVMQPYATFGGAPEEGDGDFHARVAERLRHKNRCITAWDYERVVLEAFPNIHLARCIPHADKNSWLTPGNVLIVVVPDLRNRNTTDPLEPKVDTDTLDRIASCLRARTSSHVNIHVKSPTYQKLELDFKVKFKEGFEFNYYSKDLNAKLLEFLSPWAFDRGSSTINGRELSFGGRIYKSVILDFIEEVEYVDFVTDFMMYTYTEDKTMDDIDEARPDRPDAILVSAPLHTIGEVPKCSLL, translated from the coding sequence ATGGCCGATAAAGCAACCACTCCTCACTCGATGGATTCGCCGGGCCAGGACCGGCGTAGCCGTCTCGCCGACGAACTCTCGGTGCACTTCGCCGACGTCGACGAACGAAATCCTCGTGACTTCCTCCTCCATGCAAAAAAGCTGGCCGAGGTGATCGATTTCTACGACCTCGATCCCTCCGCTCCTTCGGGGAACTGGAGCCGCTTTTTCGATTATGATGAAAAAGAAGCGGATCTCCTTCCCGGATCAGATTCGGGGGATATGGAGCCCCACCTGGCGCTCTTTTTTTCATTCCTCAAGCTTTACGAGATACCGAAAGAGGTATTGAATCGGTTTACCGGCCGTCACCTGGACTTCTACTACCGGGATATCCTCCGTTTCGAGAAAAAATCTCCCCAATGGGACAAGGCGCATCTCCTGCTTGAGCTGAAAAAAAATATGCCTGCTACGGAGATCGGGCCTGGACACTCCTTTTCAGCAGGGAAGGATGCGAAGGGGGTGGAGCGTCTTTATGCCCCTTCAAGAAATACGGTCATCAATGCCGCGAAAGTAGCGTCGTTGCTGGGGGTCCATCTCGGAAATGACGGGATCGTGAGACGCGCCACGGTTGCGAATTCTTCGAACGGTGTGGGAGGGGAATTTAAAGGGCCGGAGCCGAAATGGCCCCCCTTCGGCACAGACCGCTGGCCCGAAGCCCAAATAGGGTTCGCCCTATCCGCTCCGGTGTTGCGGATGAAGGAGGGGAGTCGCCGCATTATCTTGAAGTTAAGCCTGACCGGAGGGGAGAATCTGAAAGGGAATACTTCCCTCGCCGAGATTTTCGAAGTCCGCTTGACTGGCGAAAAAGGGTGGATCTCCGGAAATGTAGTCGAAATTGCCTGCAGCGGCAGTGAGCTGGAATTGGACATCGGGATTCCGGCTACGGAACAGGCAGTGGTGGACTGCGATGGGAAACTCCATCAATTTTCCTGCGTTCCCCCGGCGCCGGTCATTCAGGTGCTCCTGAAGCAGAAGAATAGCCCTCAATATGGCAAACTTGCAGGGATAAAGGTGAAAGAGGCGGAGATCGTCGTGGAAGTGGGGCGGCAGGTGTCTCAGGAAAAGGAAGCCCCAGTCCGGCTCCGCACCATTCATGTTGAGACGGACCTGGGGGCGGCGGATCCCAAAAAACCCTTTCTTCCCTTCGGGCCGCAGCCCACATCCGGGTCGAAATTTACCGTGGTTTCGCCAGAAGCGGCAGAAAAAACGGTGACTTCCCTCGATCTGCAAATCAAATGGAAGGGGGTGCCGGATAACCTGGTCGAACACTATAACGCCTATGGTGAGAGCGGCTTGGAGAACAACAGTTACTTTACCGCTCGAATTACGGCATCTGACACTTCCGGCATCTCCAGTGAGGTTGAGAGCGCTGCGTCTCTTTTCGAGGCACACGCAACAGCCCTGAAGAATTTTGCCATCGGCAAGGCTGGACTGGCAACCTTCTCGCTCAAACAAGATTTCCTGCATTCGCAATATTTAAACAAGTATACCGCAGCAGCAATGGCCCTGGCGCAGACAACGCAGGCTGGGACTTCGCCGAATGACGAAGACCAGTTAGAACAGCCGCAGCTTCCGAAAGAGCCTTATACGCCAGCCATCGAGGAAATTACCCTCTCCTATACCGCCACTTCCGGCAAGGTTGAGCTCTCTTCAATTGAAGAGAGCGACTACCATAGTGAAAAAATCCGGTTTTTTCACCTGACCGGTTTCGGTGTCGCCAGGGAGCATGGCTATCTCAGGAACGTGACTGGTTTTTTGGACGAAGCGCAGATAAAGGTGCCGCTTCTGCCGGAATATCCAAACGAAGGGGAGCTGTACATCGGCTTCTCTAACCTTCGCGGGGGAGACAGTGTAAGCGTGCTTTTCCAGGTTGCCGAAGGGAGCAACGACCCGGAGTCCAGTTCCCCCAGCCTGAAGTGGTCCGTTCTGTGTAACAACTATTGGAAACCTCTGGGGCCGACGGAGGTGCTGCTCGACTCTACCAACAATTTTCGCCGGAGCGGGATTATCACTTTTGTGATCCCATCGGCGGCCAGCCTTGGCAACACCATCCTTCCCTCGGACCATCTCTGGATCAAGGGAACAGTGGGCAAGGATTCCGATGGGGCCTGCCAGATGGTAGAGGTGGCGGCGAATGCGGTCGAAGTGACCTTCAGGGACAACGGCAACGATCTCTCCCACCTTGCCGCTCCGCTCCCTTCGGGAACCATTACCAAGCTGAAAACGCCGATAGCCGCGGTAAAAGGGGTCATGCAGCCCTACGCCACGTTCGGCGGCGCCCCTGAAGAGGGGGATGGCGACTTCCATGCCCGTGTCGCCGAGCGGCTACGGCACAAGAACCGCTGCATCACCGCGTGGGACTATGAGCGGGTCGTGCTGGAGGCGTTCCCGAATATCCACTTGGCCAGATGCATTCCCCATGCGGATAAGAATTCATGGCTCACCCCGGGAAATGTCCTCATAGTGGTGGTTCCGGACCTGAGAAACAGGAATACCACCGATCCGCTGGAGCCGAAGGTGGATACCGATACCCTCGACCGCATTGCCTCATGTCTCCGTGCAAGAACCTCATCTCATGTCAATATTCATGTCAAAAGCCCCACTTATCAGAAGCTGGAGCTCGATTTCAAGGTGAAGTTCAAGGAAGGGTTTGAATTCAATTACTACAGCAAGGACCTGAACGCGAAGTTGCTGGAGTTTCTTTCGCCCTGGGCTTTCGATAGGGGGTCTTCAACCATCAATGGTCGGGAGCTCTCCTTCGGGGGCAGAATATACAAATCGGTCATCCTCGATTTCATCGAAGAGGTGGAGTACGTCGATTTCGTCACCGACTTCATGATGTACACCTACACCGAAGACAAAACCATGGACGACATCGACGAAGCGCGTCCCGACCGCCCCGATGCAATACTGGTCTCGGCCCCTTTACATACTATCGGCGAGGTACCGAAATGCTCTCTCCTGTGA
- a CDS encoding PAAR domain-containing protein, producing the protein MPAAARVGDTTTHGGTITGPGSPTVLIGGKPAAVAGDMHSCTIPVSQAHPLAVSTFPFGSTTVLIGNKPALRATDACLCGAKAAVGEPTVQIG; encoded by the coding sequence ATGCCTGCAGCCGCACGAGTCGGCGACACTACCACCCACGGCGGGACCATCACCGGTCCCGGAAGCCCGACTGTCCTTATCGGCGGGAAGCCTGCGGCGGTTGCCGGAGACATGCACTCCTGCACAATCCCCGTTTCCCAGGCGCATCCCCTGGCCGTCAGCACCTTTCCCTTCGGAAGTACGACAGTGCTTATCGGCAACAAGCCGGCCCTAAGGGCGACCGACGCCTGTCTCTGCGGCGCAAAGGCGGCAGTTGGAGAGCCGACGGTCCAGATCGGATGA
- a CDS encoding phage tail protein yields MAITADYPLPVFHFRVEWGGKRIGFSEVTGLTQENQAIEYRDGSFPEYSSIKMPGLRKFSNITLKRGVVKSDNDFFAWLSTVKLNTVERRDLTISLLNENHDPVMVWKVHKAFPVKVEGPQLKASGNEVAIESIEIAHEGLEVQND; encoded by the coding sequence ATGGCCATTACAGCAGATTATCCGCTTCCCGTATTTCATTTCAGGGTCGAATGGGGGGGCAAGCGCATCGGGTTTTCGGAAGTTACCGGCCTTACCCAGGAGAACCAGGCGATCGAGTATCGTGACGGGTCGTTTCCCGAGTACTCCTCAATCAAGATGCCGGGACTCCGAAAATTCAGCAACATCACCCTGAAGCGGGGGGTCGTGAAGAGCGACAACGATTTTTTTGCCTGGCTCAGCACAGTCAAGCTCAACACCGTCGAGCGGCGGGACCTCACCATCAGCCTTCTGAACGAGAACCATGACCCGGTCATGGTCTGGAAGGTCCATAAGGCGTTCCCGGTGAAGGTCGAGGGGCCGCAGCTCAAGGCAAGCGGCAACGAAGTGGCGATCGAGTCGATCGAAATAGCTCACGAAGGGCTCGAGGTGCAAAACGACTGA
- a CDS encoding phage tail protein codes for MANYYPPVAFHFKVEVLGLPSNDNDVRFTEVTGLSMEMATEEVPEGGENRFVQKFPTRARYTELVLKRGLLVNSEITEWVRRCIEDMDIEPKSVDIKLLNEQHQPLLTWHLVGAYPTKWSLGDLNASNSAVSIESLQLYYQRFTMDKS; via the coding sequence ATGGCGAACTACTATCCCCCCGTTGCCTTTCATTTCAAGGTCGAGGTCCTCGGGCTTCCGTCCAACGATAACGACGTCCGGTTCACCGAGGTGACGGGACTGTCGATGGAAATGGCAACCGAAGAGGTGCCCGAGGGGGGAGAGAACCGCTTCGTGCAGAAGTTCCCCACACGGGCGAGGTATACCGAGCTGGTGTTGAAGCGCGGTCTCCTCGTTAATTCGGAAATAACGGAGTGGGTACGGCGGTGCATCGAGGATATGGACATCGAGCCGAAGAGCGTGGACATCAAGCTGCTGAACGAACAGCACCAGCCACTCCTTACCTGGCACCTGGTCGGTGCGTATCCGACCAAATGGTCGCTGGGCGACCTCAATGCCTCGAACAGCGCCGTTTCCATCGAGTCGCTCCAGCTTTACTACCAGCGTTTCACCATGGATAAATCATAG
- the vgrG gene encoding type VI secretion system tip protein VgrG produces the protein MNREHHLLGLSITKMVNRLSSAQLVYLDGSASSGKFPLADDSLFLPGGEVEIVAGSGSDEVSLFNGTVVRQSIKIRDRSPSQLVVECRHQASKMTIGRKSAYFFDQTDSDIITALLDAASVDADVESTSVTHKQQVQYDSTDWDFIVSRADACGRAVFANDKKVKVATPKLGGTPVCTLLYGATILEMDAEMDSRFQYPAVKSFTWDPAQQAVSEKDATDPGQLAPGDVSTDDLAAVAGLDHYRLQSAAVTEEEAQAWADAQWLKSKLSKVSGRIKCEGIGSVNPGDTVEVDGVGGRFSGKVFVTGVRHDFDTVQGWKTHIQFGSMEKWFAEEQPVSAPKAAALLPAVSGLQIGVVVSNEDPDGEHRVRVRMPLVSAEEDGTWARVATLDAGNDRGFFFRPEVDDEVVLGFLNDDPRQAVILGMLHSSANAAPLQGSDDNHEKVYQSRSKMKLYFNDEKKVMQFETPGGNSIILSEEDKAIKISDQNGNKIEMTQDGITMESSKAITLKAGTEVKLESGTSFAAKAGTEMKIESGTSLGAKGGTELKLEGTAGAELSSSAVTKVKGSLLQLN, from the coding sequence GTGAACCGCGAGCACCATCTCCTTGGGTTGTCCATAACGAAGATGGTGAACCGGCTGTCGTCTGCGCAACTCGTCTACCTGGACGGCTCCGCCTCGTCCGGTAAGTTCCCCCTGGCCGATGATAGTCTCTTCCTGCCCGGCGGGGAGGTTGAAATCGTTGCAGGCAGTGGCAGCGACGAGGTATCTCTTTTTAATGGAACAGTGGTACGGCAGAGTATCAAGATCCGCGACCGCAGCCCATCGCAGCTCGTGGTCGAGTGCCGCCACCAGGCCAGCAAGATGACCATCGGACGGAAAAGCGCCTATTTTTTCGACCAGACCGACAGTGACATTATCACAGCCCTTCTTGATGCCGCTTCCGTCGATGCCGACGTGGAGTCCACATCGGTCACCCACAAGCAACAGGTGCAGTATGATTCGACCGACTGGGATTTTATCGTCTCCCGGGCAGATGCATGCGGTAGAGCGGTCTTCGCGAACGACAAAAAAGTGAAGGTCGCAACGCCGAAGCTCGGTGGCACGCCGGTCTGTACACTGCTGTATGGGGCCACCATCTTGGAGATGGACGCCGAGATGGATTCGCGGTTCCAATATCCTGCGGTGAAGAGCTTTACCTGGGACCCGGCCCAGCAGGCAGTCTCAGAAAAGGATGCCACCGATCCGGGGCAACTTGCTCCGGGGGATGTTTCCACCGATGATCTCGCAGCTGTTGCAGGGCTCGACCACTACCGGCTGCAATCTGCGGCGGTTACCGAGGAAGAGGCGCAGGCATGGGCCGATGCGCAGTGGCTGAAATCGAAGCTGAGCAAGGTAAGCGGGCGGATAAAGTGCGAGGGAATCGGAAGTGTGAACCCCGGGGATACGGTAGAGGTCGACGGTGTCGGAGGGCGTTTCAGCGGTAAAGTCTTCGTCACCGGAGTTCGGCACGATTTCGACACGGTGCAGGGGTGGAAGACCCATATCCAATTCGGAAGTATGGAAAAATGGTTTGCGGAGGAGCAGCCGGTATCGGCTCCGAAAGCGGCTGCGCTTCTGCCGGCGGTAAGCGGCCTGCAGATCGGCGTAGTGGTGTCCAACGAGGACCCGGACGGAGAACACCGCGTGCGTGTCAGGATGCCGCTGGTAAGTGCTGAAGAAGACGGCACCTGGGCGCGGGTCGCCACACTGGATGCTGGAAATGACCGCGGTTTCTTTTTCAGGCCCGAGGTGGATGACGAGGTGGTCCTCGGTTTCCTGAACGATGACCCGCGGCAGGCGGTGATCCTGGGCATGCTGCACAGCAGCGCAAACGCCGCACCGCTGCAGGGTTCCGACGATAACCATGAAAAGGTCTACCAGAGCCGCTCTAAGATGAAGCTCTACTTCAACGACGAAAAAAAAGTCATGCAGTTCGAGACCCCCGGAGGAAACTCGATCATCCTGAGCGAGGAAGATAAGGCGATAAAAATCTCCGACCAGAACGGCAACAAAATCGAAATGACCCAGGACGGCATCACCATGGAAAGCAGTAAGGCGATCACCCTGAAAGCGGGGACCGAGGTGAAGCTGGAATCGGGCACTTCCTTCGCCGCCAAGGCGGGAACGGAGATGAAGATCGAATCGGGAACCTCACTCGGAGCAAAGGGAGGGACCGAACTGAAGCTGGAAGGCACCGCTGGAGCCGAGCTCTCCAGCAGCGCCGTGACCAAGGTCAAGGGGAGCCTTTTGCAGCTCAATTGA
- a CDS encoding DUF5908 family protein has protein sequence MPIIVDEVVISVEVTNDASGGSAAPPSSTEDKQSVVNECVERVLDILARKGER, from the coding sequence ATGCCGATCATAGTCGATGAAGTTGTCATTTCCGTAGAGGTAACCAACGATGCTTCAGGGGGGAGCGCCGCTCCCCCCTCATCGACCGAAGATAAACAGTCGGTTGTGAATGAGTGCGTGGAGCGGGTGCTCGATATTCTTGCACGGAAAGGGGAGCGATAG
- a CDS encoding Smr /MutS2 protein has product MITTFRTLFTVAISHGYYLKSCNDIDFVLLGDTRELLRNARVLSRVKNGVLYFLHEVDAGNNPLFSLAGATVRFRLVLLNPYFMNFTNVNVSPKRVLYYRNGSLPERFESAREVTVTRDLLSHSVVSEVRPLSLVLRDDSGHILAEEMAANAEFREARFTLNGYSGRHFMVDEGAPGSETTTWYYRDAEMLQAGGLAIVEVAIDDSFYQSKDAPIQLNIPFERKEEFLEYYVVAKGYSEEELDQVKVEEKAQGNGNNGDSKTSFERVRPEEMPPGYKGLGGMEARVALFRSEKPIPRAEAGTRKMQLLRNDETLIKSLPLPAADKPDGKIVIHISKG; this is encoded by the coding sequence ATGATCACTACCTTCAGAACTCTTTTCACGGTAGCGATCTCTCATGGTTACTACTTAAAGAGCTGCAACGACATCGACTTTGTACTGCTTGGAGATACACGGGAGCTCCTGCGGAACGCGAGGGTGCTCTCCAGGGTGAAAAATGGTGTCCTGTACTTCCTTCACGAGGTGGACGCCGGAAACAACCCTCTTTTCTCCCTGGCAGGCGCGACGGTGAGATTTCGGCTCGTGTTGCTCAACCCGTATTTCATGAATTTCACAAATGTCAATGTTTCCCCCAAGCGGGTCCTCTACTACCGGAACGGTTCCCTCCCGGAGAGATTCGAGAGTGCAAGGGAGGTAACAGTCACCAGGGACCTTCTTTCCCATTCGGTTGTAAGCGAGGTCCGGCCTTTGAGCTTGGTTTTGCGGGATGATAGCGGCCATATTCTGGCTGAAGAGATGGCTGCAAATGCGGAGTTTCGCGAGGCCCGGTTCACATTGAACGGCTATTCCGGTCGTCATTTTATGGTTGATGAAGGTGCTCCCGGCTCGGAAACAACGACCTGGTATTACCGTGATGCCGAGATGCTGCAGGCTGGTGGGCTCGCAATCGTCGAAGTGGCGATAGACGACTCTTTTTACCAGTCCAAAGATGCCCCCATACAGCTGAACATCCCGTTCGAGAGGAAGGAAGAGTTCCTCGAATATTACGTGGTGGCGAAGGGATACTCGGAAGAAGAGCTGGATCAGGTGAAGGTCGAGGAGAAAGCGCAGGGTAACGGCAACAACGGAGATTCGAAGACATCTTTCGAAAGGGTACGACCCGAAGAAATGCCACCAGGGTACAAGGGGCTCGGCGGCATGGAGGCGAGGGTTGCCCTGTTCAGATCGGAAAAACCGATACCTAGGGCTGAAGCAGGAACGAGAAAAATGCAGTTGCTCAGGAATGACGAAACGCTCATCAAGTCGCTGCCGCTACCTGCGGCCGACAAGCCGGACGGGAAGATCGTCATCCACATATCGAAAGGATGA
- a CDS encoding GPW/gp25 family protein, producing MSSEEKDIEESLRILLGTTAGERFLNPKYGLDMRQLLFEPMSETMKTYIADGIRIGILIYEARINLLSVVLDTSAQYQGVIAVHLEYEIRATNSRYNLVYPFYLAEGGEARGTIDSSRGEAGASVGTGRADGR from the coding sequence ATGAGCTCAGAGGAAAAGGATATCGAGGAAAGCCTGAGAATCCTTTTGGGAACCACTGCCGGAGAGCGTTTTCTCAACCCCAAGTACGGTCTTGACATGCGTCAGCTGCTTTTCGAGCCGATGAGCGAGACGATGAAGACCTATATTGCTGATGGAATCCGTATCGGCATACTCATCTACGAGGCTCGCATCAACCTCCTTTCCGTCGTGCTCGATACGAGCGCCCAGTATCAAGGGGTGATCGCAGTTCACCTGGAGTACGAGATCCGCGCAACTAACTCGCGCTACAACCTTGTTTATCCCTTTTATCTGGCCGAGGGGGGAGAGGCGCGGGGAACAATCGACAGTTCACGAGGGGAAGCCGGCGCGAGCGTCGGGACCGGAAGAGCAGATGGCCGATAA
- a CDS encoding CIS tube protein codes for MADMGALEKLLILAFREPDYSDSPCGTFESFLNPNEITLSYEMEYDSAQGAGTTNSRMNFKKAKPGDMSLTFFIDGTGANGKKIDVQQKIEEFQTVTGYDGTIHRPHYLKVVWGKLQVKRCVLKSASIAYKMFQPSGIPLRAIITATFTDNSDDRTRQAIARDESPDLTHVRVVRVADNLPSMCNEIYGDPGYYLQVAVVNGLDNFRKLVPGTKVFFPPLEK; via the coding sequence ATGGCGGACATGGGAGCTCTTGAAAAACTGCTGATTCTGGCCTTCCGCGAGCCCGATTATTCCGATTCCCCCTGTGGAACATTCGAGTCCTTTCTGAATCCGAACGAAATCACGCTTTCGTACGAGATGGAGTACGACAGCGCCCAGGGTGCCGGTACCACCAACAGCAGAATGAATTTCAAGAAGGCGAAGCCGGGGGATATGTCGCTGACCTTTTTCATCGACGGCACCGGAGCCAACGGGAAAAAGATCGATGTCCAGCAGAAAATAGAGGAGTTCCAGACGGTTACCGGCTATGACGGGACAATCCACCGTCCGCATTACCTTAAGGTAGTGTGGGGTAAGCTGCAGGTGAAGAGGTGCGTACTCAAGAGCGCCTCCATCGCCTATAAGATGTTCCAGCCGAGCGGCATTCCTTTGAGGGCGATCATTACCGCCACCTTTACCGATAATTCGGATGACCGCACCCGCCAAGCTATCGCGCGGGACGAGTCTCCCGACCTGACACATGTGCGTGTCGTGCGGGTGGCCGACAACCTCCCGTCCATGTGCAACGAAATATACGGTGATCCCGGTTACTACCTTCAGGTAGCCGTGGTGAACGGCCTCGACAACTTCCGGAAACTTGTTCCCGGAACTAAGGTGTTCTTTCCGCCGCTGGAGAAATAG
- a CDS encoding phage tail sheath family protein has product MRPLKTPDVYVDEISLFPPSVAEVETAVPAFVGYTARATKITDKDLSMVPTKIKSLPDFEMYFGGAPAVVPKEVNLDEGYNFVSANFESRNFYLYDSLRLFFDNGGGKCYIVSVGNYEEDVSKEKLIAGVRELKKYDEPTMLLFPDAASLDAGALGEVQQQALMQCGDLMDRVGIFETRLDDPNGTLFRDKIGINNLKYGAAYTPWLNISVSKNIPYANVRDAIYVGGTKTSIEQLTTDKGIKDLVKLVETALEDISTVDAKMKDLLGTSKSINQGYQDLVAAYKNNKGLGKMGDIFEFIFRIPDLAEKLLDVTSGVKGERLRKDIKDAIEGRLKKAYEELIANEKELDESVASDEYIASWGVDPDPAATEWGGIFSSSSPGKSSIIPGEATTDEAKCDAIFPNVAKNFAIIRETVMGIVMSASNYASTYETSLYESFPLYRKILKGINETATTVPPSGAIAGVCAAVDNARGVWKAPANVSLAGVVGPIYQFDADETDNLNIDTNAGKSINAIRAFSGKGTLVWGARTLAGNDNEWRYISVRRFFNMVEESVKKSTYWAVFEPNDANTWVKVRGMIENYLMQKWRDGALAGATPKEAFFVRCGLGTTMNSQDILEGRMNVEIGMAVVRPAEFIVLKFSHKLQTS; this is encoded by the coding sequence ATGAGACCATTGAAAACACCGGATGTTTATGTCGACGAGATTTCTCTGTTTCCACCGTCGGTGGCCGAAGTCGAGACCGCGGTCCCTGCGTTCGTGGGGTACACCGCAAGGGCGACGAAGATCACCGACAAGGATCTAAGCATGGTACCGACGAAGATAAAGTCGTTGCCCGACTTCGAGATGTACTTCGGAGGTGCTCCGGCCGTAGTTCCAAAGGAAGTCAATCTCGACGAAGGCTACAACTTTGTCAGCGCCAACTTCGAGAGCAGAAACTTCTACCTTTACGACAGCCTGAGGCTTTTCTTCGATAACGGGGGGGGGAAATGCTACATCGTTTCCGTCGGAAACTATGAAGAGGATGTGAGCAAAGAGAAGCTGATAGCGGGGGTTCGGGAACTCAAGAAGTACGACGAGCCGACGATGCTGCTTTTCCCCGATGCCGCCTCCCTCGATGCCGGTGCTCTCGGAGAGGTGCAGCAGCAGGCACTCATGCAGTGCGGGGACCTGATGGACCGGGTCGGGATATTCGAAACTCGCCTTGACGACCCGAACGGAACCTTATTCCGCGACAAGATAGGGATCAACAACCTGAAATACGGCGCCGCCTATACTCCCTGGCTCAACATCAGTGTGAGCAAGAATATCCCGTACGCCAATGTCAGGGATGCCATCTATGTCGGAGGGACGAAAACTTCCATCGAGCAACTTACGACCGACAAGGGGATAAAGGACCTTGTCAAGCTGGTCGAAACGGCGCTTGAAGACATATCGACGGTAGATGCGAAGATGAAAGACCTGCTCGGCACTTCCAAGAGCATCAACCAAGGGTACCAGGATCTGGTGGCTGCATACAAGAACAACAAGGGGCTCGGCAAGATGGGGGATATCTTCGAGTTCATCTTCAGGATCCCTGATTTAGCCGAAAAACTTCTCGATGTGACCTCCGGGGTGAAGGGAGAGAGACTAAGGAAGGATATAAAGGATGCGATAGAGGGGAGGCTCAAGAAGGCATACGAGGAGCTGATAGCGAACGAAAAGGAGCTCGACGAATCCGTCGCCAGCGATGAATACATTGCCAGCTGGGGCGTAGATCCCGATCCTGCAGCAACCGAATGGGGAGGGATCTTTTCCTCTTCCTCACCGGGCAAGTCGTCGATCATCCCCGGTGAGGCAACGACCGACGAGGCGAAGTGCGATGCGATCTTTCCGAACGTGGCAAAGAACTTCGCAATTATCCGCGAGACGGTAATGGGCATCGTCATGAGTGCTTCTAATTACGCCAGCACCTATGAAACATCCCTCTATGAGAGCTTTCCCCTATACCGGAAGATCCTCAAGGGGATCAACGAAACGGCAACCACTGTTCCTCCGAGCGGAGCGATTGCCGGGGTATGTGCCGCCGTGGACAACGCCAGGGGGGTCTGGAAAGCTCCGGCCAACGTAAGCCTCGCAGGTGTCGTGGGGCCGATCTACCAGTTCGATGCCGACGAGACCGACAACCTGAATATTGATACGAATGCCGGGAAGTCGATAAATGCCATCAGGGCGTTCTCCGGAAAAGGGACGCTGGTCTGGGGGGCGCGCACCCTCGCCGGTAACGACAACGAATGGCGTTACATCTCGGTCAGAAGGTTTTTCAACATGGTGGAGGAGTCGGTGAAGAAATCCACCTATTGGGCGGTGTTCGAGCCGAACGATGCCAACACATGGGTGAAGGTGCGGGGCATGATCGAGAACTACCTCATGCAGAAATGGCGCGACGGAGCGCTTGCCGGGGCGACCCCCAAGGAGGCGTTTTTCGTCAGGTGCGGCCTGGGGACGACGATGAATTCCCAGGACATACTCGAAGGGCGGATGAATGTGGAGATCGGCATGGCCGTCGTCCGCCCGGCCGAGTTCATCGTACTCAAGTTCTCCCACAAGTTGCAGACGTCATAG
- a CDS encoding DUF4255 domain-containing protein, whose protein sequence is MLDVALQFLSDEINAYSLTSDRTGFTKVKLGPVVNGKGEYAIDSDTIGLSIINIEEERVLKSQTLEHRLVGDQHVVLEPELKLNIYLLFAANYTVYDVALKAISHIISFFQSRPSFTSEQYPALDRQIAKLSVELQSPSYEQLNQIWGFIGAKQLPSVLYKVRMITIQDGAVKTVKPPVTKIQGDTNSQ, encoded by the coding sequence GTGCTCGATGTTGCCCTTCAGTTTCTCTCGGACGAGATCAACGCGTACAGTCTAACCAGTGACCGCACAGGCTTTACCAAGGTCAAGCTGGGACCTGTAGTCAATGGGAAGGGTGAGTATGCCATTGACAGCGATACGATTGGCCTCAGCATTATCAATATTGAAGAGGAGCGAGTGCTAAAGTCTCAGACTCTGGAACACAGGCTGGTAGGTGATCAGCATGTAGTTCTGGAGCCGGAACTGAAGTTGAATATCTATCTCCTGTTTGCCGCGAATTACACTGTTTATGATGTCGCTTTAAAAGCCATTTCCCACATAATCTCCTTTTTTCAGTCCCGTCCTTCATTTACTTCCGAACAATACCCTGCCCTTGACAGACAGATAGCGAAGCTGAGCGTAGAGCTGCAATCTCCCTCCTACGAGCAGCTCAACCAGATATGGGGTTTCATCGGCGCCAAACAGCTTCCTTCTGTCCTGTATAAGGTCAGGATGATAACGATTCAGGATGGGGCGGTAAAAACCGTGAAGCCTCCTGTTACGAAAATACAGGGAGATACGAACAGTCAATGA